The Oncorhynchus masou masou isolate Uvic2021 chromosome 31, UVic_Omas_1.1, whole genome shotgun sequence genome includes a region encoding these proteins:
- the klhl31 gene encoding kelch-like protein 31, with amino-acid sequence MAPKKNKTAKKNKGDNNEITIMVEDSPIKNINGLNTLLEGGNSFTCISSEVTDPVYAPNLLEGLCTMRQDSFLCDLTVSTKSKSFDVHKVVIASCSEYIQNILKKDSALMKIDLNDLSPTGLATAITYAYSGKLTLSLYSIGSTIAAAMLLKINTLVKMCSDFLMQELSVENCMYVANIADTYGLKETKEAAQKFMRGNFIEFSEMEQFRKLTYEQINDFLSDDSLQLPSEITAFQIAMKWLDFDEKRLKYAPDLLTNIRFGTISAMDLVNHVQNVPRMMQDPECHRLLVDAMNYHLLPYQQNILQSRRTKVRGGLRVMLTVGGRPALAEKSLSKEVLYRDEDDVWNRLTEMPAKSFNQCVAVLDGFLYVAGGEDQNDARNQAKHAVSNFCRYDPRFNTWIHLTNMIQKRTHFSLNTFNGLLFAIGGRNSDGCQASMECYVPSSNQWQMKTPMEIPRCCHASSVIDGKILVSGGYINNAYSRAVCSYNPSTDMWQDKNSLSSPRGWHSTATVGDRAYVIGGSQLGGRGERVDVLAVECFNPHNGQWSYSAPLNTGVSTAGIVSMNNKIYLLGGWNEIEKRYKKCIQVYNPDLNVWTEDDELPEATVGISCCVVTIPTRKTRESRASSVSSAPVSI; translated from the exons ATGGCACCCAAAAAAAACAAGACTGCCAAAAAGAACAAAGGGGATAACAATGAAATTACTATAATGGTCGAGGATAGCCCGATCAAAAACATTAACGGGCTGAACACCTTGTTGGAGGGAGGAAACAGCTTCACCTGCATCTCAAGTGAAGTCACTGACCCTGTCTATGCTCCTAACCTCCTGGAAGGTCTTTGTACCATGAGGCAGGACAGTTTCCTCTGCGACCTGACCGTCTCCACCAAGTCCAAGTCCTTTGATGTCCATAAAGTTGTCATTGCCTCCTGCAGTGAGTACATTCAGAATATCCTGAAGAAGGATTCCGCCCTCATGAAGATCGACTTGAATGACCTTTCACCCACAGGCCTGGCCACTGCCATCACATACGCCTACTCAGGTAAACTAACCCTGTCGTTGTACAGCATTGGCAGCACCATTGCAGCAGCCATGTTGTTGAAGATCAACACCCTGGTGAAGATGTGCAGCGACTTCCTCATGCAGGAGCTCAGCGTGGAGAACTGCATGTACGTGGCCAACATTGCCGACACCTACGGCCTCAAAGAAACCAAAGAAGCCGCCCAGAAGTTCATGAGGGGGAACTTTATCGAGTTCTCTGAGATGGAACAGTTCCGGAAGCTCACCTACGAGCAGATCAATGACTTCCTCAGTGATGACTCCCTGCAATTGCCCTCTGAAATTACAGCCTTCCAGATAGCCATGAAGTGGTTGGACTTTGATGAGAAGAGACTGAAATACGCCCCAGATCTTCTGACCAACATTCGCTTTGGCACCATCTCAGCTATGGACCTGGTCAATCATGTCCAGAATGTGCCCAGAATGATGCAGGACCCCGAGTGCCATCGTCTCCTGGTGGACGCCATGAATTACCACCTGTTGCCTTACCAGCAGAACATTTTGCAGTCCCGCAGAACAAAGGTACGTGGTGGCCTCCGGGTCATGCTGACAGTGGGTGGACGACCAGCTTTGGCGGAAAAATCTCTCAGCAAAGAGGTTCTCTACAGGGATGAGGATGACGTATGGAATAGGCTGACAGAGATGCCAGCCAAGAGCTTCAATCAGTGTGTGGCAGTCCTGGATGGCTTCCTTTATGTTGCTGGTGGCGAAGACCAGAATGATGCCAGGAACCAGGCGAAACATGCTGTCAGCAACTTCTGCAG GTATGATCCTCGATTCAACACCTGGATTCATTTGACCAACATGATCCAGAAGCGCACCCACTTCAGTCTCAACACCTTCAATGGTCTCTTGTTCGCTATTGGAGGTCGTAACTCTGATGGATGCCAAGCTTCAATGGAGTGCTACGTGCCTTCCTCCAACCAATGGCAGATGAAAACCCCCATGGAGATCCCCCGGTGCTGCCACGCCAGCTCTGTCATTGATGGCAAGATCCTTGTTAGTGGTGGTTACATCAACAATGCGTACTCCAGGGCTGTGTGCAGCTATAACCCTTCCACTGATATGTGGCAGGATAAGAACAGTTTGAGCTCCCCTAGAGGCTGGCATTCCACTGCTACAGTCGGAGACCGGGCTTATGTGATTGGTGGCAGCCAGCTGGGTGGTCGTGGAGAGAGGGTAGATGTCTTGGCTGTTGAGTGTTTCAACCCTCACAATGGACAGTGGAGCTACTCTGCCCCGCTAAACACAGGAGTGAGCACTGCTGGTATAGTCAGCATGAATAATAAGATCTATCTCCTTGGAGGCTGGAACGAGATTGAGAAGAGGTACAAGAAATGCATCCAGGTGTATAACCCTGACCTCAATGTATGGACTGAGGATGATGAGTTGCCAGAGGCTACAGTTGGCATCTCATGCTGTGTTGTTACCATACCCACACGCAAAACACGAGAGTCCAGGGCCAGCTCTGTTTCATCTGCACCAGTCAGCATATAG